The Pseudomonadota bacterium genome segment GAGTGAGATAAAATCAACAGCATCCTGCACCTCTATTGGAACGCTGCCTCCGACAAAAGACTGTATTGCATCAGCAGCGCCCTTTCGTATCTGCCTATCGTCGATATCTACCCCGCTCATCCTTGTCTGTGCTGAAAAAGAGATGAATTTTGCATGGGGCATCTCGGAAATTGAGCGACCCCTGAGGCCATACTGTTTTGCAAGAACAACAATACTCCTGCCCTCGGGTGTTTCATCGGCCAGAGATGCGAGTTGTGCAATCTTTGCCAGTTCCTCTTTTGTAATTCCCGGTGCCGGCATAAAGTCTGTTGCCTGACGGTCTCCCAGGGTAATTGTTCCTGTTTTGTCGAGAAGCAGTACATCTACATCGCCTGCCGCTTCCACAGCTCGTCCGCTCATGGCAAGAACGTTTTTCTGCACCATCCGGTCAATACCTGCAATACCGATGGCGCTTAATAGTCCGCCGATAGTGGTCGGAATCAAGCAGACCATTAGTGCCACAAGCACGGTGATGGAAAAGACGATGCCCGAATAGGAACCAAAGGGCTTCAAGGCCATAACGACAACGATGAAGATAATCGTCAGGGCCGAAAGGAGGATTGTCAGAGCGATTTCATTCGGTGTTTTCTGACGTTGTGCACCTTCCACAAGACTGATCATATGATCGAGAAAACTCTCGCCGGGATTGGCGGTGACGCGGACTTTGATCCGATCGGAGAGAACCCGTGTGCCGCCGGTAACTGCGCTCCTATCACCCCCTGACTCCCGTATGACAGGGGCGGATTCGCCTGTAATAGCAGATTCGTCTACAGTAGCAAAGCCTTCAATAATTTCGCCATCGGCAGGTATAACTTCTCCGGCGGACACGATAAAAAGGTCGTTCTTTCGTAATTGATCCGCCCCTAACGGTTGGGTTGAACCGTCGGCCTTGACAAGATTTGCCATGGTTTGGGTGCGTGTCTTTCGCAGGGTATTGGCCTGGGCCTTGCCTCGTCCCTCAGCCATAGCTTCTGCAAAGTTAGCAAAGAGCACGGTAAACCAGAGCCAGAGCGTTACCTGAAGTACAAACGCAAAAGATTCACTGCCGGACCTGAAAAACAATGCCAGAGTAGTGAGGCCGGCCCCCACTTCAGTGACAAATATGACGGGATTTTTTAGCAGCGACCGTGGATTTAGTTTTCTGAAGGCATCGGCAGATGCCTGAATAATAATCTCACGGTCAAAAAGAGAATGAGTTTTCAAAGCCATAGTTTATACTCCTTTAGTATAAAACGGCAGTTTTCATCATGAGAAAATGCTCCACAATGGGACCGAGTGCAAGAGCCGGCAGGAATGTGAGGGCGCCCACTATGAGGACTGTTCCCACCAGAATTAGCGTAAACATAACTCCCCACACGGGGAAACTTCCTCCTGTTGAAGGGATCAGTTTCTTCCTTGCCATGCTTCCTGCCAGAGCCATAACAGGCACAATCATAAAAAAACGTCCAAAAAGCATGCCAAGGGCCAATGTCATGTTATACAATGGAGTATTGGCGTTCAAACCCGCGAAGGCGCTTCCGTTATTACCTGTGGCGGATGAATATGCATATAGTATCTCGGTCAGGCCGTGAGGTCCGCTGTTGTTCAAGCCTGCAAGGCCCCATTTGCTGACTATTGCCCATGCAGAAAACCCGAGGATGCTGAAAATCAGTATGAGTAGTGCCAGGACAGAGACTTTCACGTCATAGGAGTCGATCTTCTTTCCCAAATATTCAGGAGTGCGTCCCACCATAAGACCTGTGAGAAATACGGCAAGCACCACAAAGACAAGCATTCCATAAAGTCCGGCGCCTACGCCGCCGAAGACCACCTCGCCCAGTTGAATGTTAAACAGCGG includes the following:
- the kdpB gene encoding potassium-transporting ATPase subunit KdpB; the protein is MALKTHSLFDREIIIQASADAFRKLNPRSLLKNPVIFVTEVGAGLTTLALFFRSGSESFAFVLQVTLWLWFTVLFANFAEAMAEGRGKAQANTLRKTRTQTMANLVKADGSTQPLGADQLRKNDLFIVSAGEVIPADGEIIEGFATVDESAITGESAPVIRESGGDRSAVTGGTRVLSDRIKVRVTANPGESFLDHMISLVEGAQRQKTPNEIALTILLSALTIIFIVVVMALKPFGSYSGIVFSITVLVALMVCLIPTTIGGLLSAIGIAGIDRMVQKNVLAMSGRAVEAAGDVDVLLLDKTGTITLGDRQATDFMPAPGITKEELAKIAQLASLADETPEGRSIVVLAKQYGLRGRSISEMPHAKFISFSAQTRMSGVDIDDRQIRKGAADAIQSFVGGSVPIEVQDAVDFISLSGGTPLLVADKERVLGAIHLKDIVKGGLKDRFERFRAMGIKTVMITGDNKLTAAAIAKEAGVDDFIAEARPEDKLALIRREQAAGHLVAMTGDGTNDAPALAQADVGMAMNTGTQAAKEAGNMVDLDSNPTKLIEVVEIGKQMLITRGALTTFSIANDVAKYFAIIPAMLVTVFPVIAPLNIMALKSPSSAILSAVIFNALIIVALIPLALRGVRFRPLGAAMLLKRNLLIYGLGGLIAPFPGIKLVDIIINALHLI